In Blautia wexlerae DSM 19850, a single window of DNA contains:
- a CDS encoding precorrin-2 dehydrogenase/sirohydrochlorin ferrochelatase family protein, translated as MKNKPYFPMFIDLSDKNIVVVGGGNIATRRVKTLLSFTRNIRVIAPKVTMEMMELGKAGYVELITRPVKRTDFAMAYMVIAATNDRKLNDEIHRICRQEGVYVNVASDREQCDFYFPGIYMEEGLVVGITASGLDHKKARRIREEIQNALERVAQEDDNEEENDD; from the coding sequence ATGAAGAATAAGCCGTATTTTCCAATGTTTATAGACTTATCAGATAAGAATATCGTGGTTGTAGGCGGCGGAAACATTGCAACCCGTCGAGTGAAAACCCTTTTATCATTCACCAGAAATATCAGAGTCATTGCTCCGAAGGTCACCATGGAGATGATGGAGCTTGGCAAAGCCGGCTATGTAGAGCTGATCACACGTCCGGTGAAGCGTACAGACTTTGCGATGGCATATATGGTGATCGCAGCTACCAATGACAGAAAGTTAAATGATGAGATCCACAGGATCTGCAGGCAGGAAGGCGTTTATGTTAATGTAGCCAGTGACAGGGAGCAGTGCGATTTTTATTTCCCGGGAATTTATATGGAAGAGGGACTGGTGGTGGGAATCACAGCCAGTGGTCTGGACCACAAAAAAGCGCGCAGGATAAGAGAAGAGATTCAGAATGCCCTGGAGAGAGTTGCGCAGGAAGATGATAATGAGGAGGAAAATGATGACTGA
- the hemC gene encoding hydroxymethylbilane synthase, with protein sequence MRRKMMTEVIIGSRESKLAVLQSEMVKSYIEQKNREENAGSEITVNILTMKTTGDIILDRTLDKVGGKGLFVKELDRALLDGKSNLSVHSLKDMPMEVPKELPLLAFSKREDPRDVLVLPEGVAELDPDKPLGCSSLRRTLQLEKLYPEMEVKSIRGNLQTRLRKLDEGEYSGLILAAAGLKRLGLESRISRYFTPDEMIPSAGQGILAVQGRKGEDYGYLDGYCDRDAWLAGAAERAYVKYLDGGCSSPVAAFAEVDGDEIFIRGLYYSEATGKWLTGQIRGAAEDGEKLGIALAKQLKSDCEGR encoded by the coding sequence ATGAGGAGGAAAATGATGACTGAGGTGATCATTGGAAGTAGAGAGAGTAAGCTGGCAGTTCTCCAGAGTGAGATGGTAAAAAGCTACATAGAACAGAAAAACCGTGAAGAAAATGCCGGCTCTGAAATAACAGTAAATATCCTGACTATGAAAACGACAGGAGATATTATTCTGGATCGTACCCTGGATAAGGTGGGCGGAAAAGGACTGTTTGTAAAAGAACTGGACAGGGCATTGCTGGATGGTAAAAGCAATCTGTCTGTACACAGTCTTAAGGATATGCCTATGGAGGTTCCAAAAGAGCTTCCGCTTCTGGCCTTTTCAAAGCGTGAGGATCCAAGAGATGTACTGGTGCTTCCTGAGGGAGTGGCGGAGCTGGATCCGGATAAACCTCTGGGATGTTCCAGCTTAAGGAGAACTCTTCAGTTAGAGAAGCTGTATCCTGAGATGGAGGTAAAGAGTATCCGTGGAAATCTGCAGACAAGGCTTCGCAAGCTGGATGAAGGAGAGTATTCCGGGCTGATCCTGGCAGCGGCAGGCCTGAAACGACTGGGACTGGAAAGCAGGATCAGCAGATATTTTACACCGGATGAGATGATTCCTTCAGCAGGTCAGGGGATTCTGGCTGTGCAGGGACGCAAAGGTGAGGATTATGGGTATCTGGACGGATACTGTGACAGGGATGCCTGGCTTGCAGGAGCTGCAGAGCGCGCATATGTAAAATATCTGGACGGAGGATGTTCTTCGCCTGTAGCTGCATTTGCAGAGGTGGACGGAGATGAGATCTTTATCCGCGGTTTATATTACAGTGAAGCTACAGGAAAGTGGCTTACAGGTCAGATCAGAGGTGCAGCAGAGGATGGAGAGAAGCTGGGAATTGCACTTGCAAAGCAATTGAAATCTGACTGTGAGGGAAGATAA
- the cobA gene encoding uroporphyrinogen-III C-methyltransferase: MAAGKVWLVGAGPGDIGLFTLKGAAVLQQADVVVYDSLVGEGVLAKIPEHARLINVGKRANHHTMVQEDINKVLLEEAEKGNKVVRLKGGDPFLFGRGGEELELLSENGIPYEIIPGVTSPISVPAYNGIPVTHRDFCSSLHIITGHKRAGQEYDIDFKALTRTKGTLVFLMGIAALEDICKGLLAGGMDPDMPAAVLQKGTTAGQKRVVATVGTLKEEVDRQGIETPAIIVVGKVCSLADKFAWYEKLPLAGWKVLVTRPRQHISKTADLLRQKGAEVLELPSICTVPVEDNGRLYEAFEKLDTYQWIIFTSPAGVEIFFDEMDRKEMDVRSLGQAKIAVIGEGTKKKLKEHHLLADFVPDVYDGDTLGAELAKELQGNEKILIPRAEAGNKKLTELLEQTGAQVDDIATYTTRYEKSRLIDEKKELETGSVDCVVFTSASTVKGFVEGTKGLDYTKVKAACIGKQTKAAADAYGMQTRMAKKATIESLIELVEEMKQEN, translated from the coding sequence ATGGCAGCTGGCAAGGTTTGGCTGGTTGGTGCGGGACCGGGTGATATCGGGCTTTTTACATTAAAGGGCGCAGCGGTTCTGCAGCAGGCAGATGTGGTAGTATATGACAGTCTGGTAGGCGAAGGGGTTCTGGCAAAGATCCCGGAGCATGCCAGACTGATTAATGTAGGTAAAAGAGCAAATCACCATACAATGGTGCAGGAGGATATTAATAAGGTTCTTCTGGAAGAAGCTGAAAAAGGAAATAAAGTAGTAAGACTTAAAGGTGGAGATCCCTTTCTCTTTGGAAGAGGCGGGGAGGAACTGGAACTTCTTTCTGAGAATGGAATCCCTTATGAGATTATACCCGGAGTGACATCTCCCATTTCTGTTCCTGCTTATAATGGGATTCCTGTGACACACAGGGATTTCTGTTCGTCCTTACATATTATTACAGGACATAAACGCGCAGGGCAGGAGTATGATATAGATTTTAAAGCACTGACCCGGACAAAGGGAACACTGGTGTTTCTAATGGGAATTGCAGCACTGGAGGATATCTGCAAAGGGCTTCTTGCAGGTGGAATGGATCCGGATATGCCGGCAGCAGTTCTTCAGAAAGGAACAACAGCAGGACAGAAGCGGGTGGTTGCTACTGTAGGTACCCTCAAGGAAGAGGTGGACAGACAGGGGATAGAGACACCTGCCATTATTGTTGTGGGAAAGGTATGTTCTTTGGCTGACAAATTTGCCTGGTATGAGAAGCTTCCTCTGGCAGGCTGGAAGGTTCTGGTCACAAGACCAAGACAGCATATTTCAAAGACAGCAGATCTTCTCCGTCAGAAAGGTGCCGAGGTTCTGGAGCTGCCGTCTATCTGTACAGTACCTGTTGAGGATAATGGCAGACTGTATGAGGCATTTGAGAAACTGGATACTTATCAGTGGATCATTTTTACAAGCCCTGCAGGTGTGGAGATCTTTTTTGACGAGATGGACAGAAAAGAGATGGATGTGCGCAGCCTGGGACAGGCGAAGATCGCAGTGATCGGTGAAGGAACGAAGAAAAAGCTGAAAGAGCATCACCTGCTGGCTGATTTTGTGCCAGATGTGTATGACGGAGATACTCTTGGAGCAGAGCTTGCAAAAGAACTTCAGGGAAATGAAAAAATCCTGATCCCAAGAGCCGAAGCCGGAAATAAAAAGCTGACAGAATTGCTGGAGCAGACAGGGGCACAGGTGGATGATATTGCAACCTACACTACTCGTTATGAGAAGAGCAGACTGATCGATGAGAAGAAAGAACTGGAGACAGGAAGTGTGGACTGTGTAGTATTTACCAGTGCATCCACTGTAAAGGGCTTTGTGGAAGGCACAAAGGGACTGGACTATACGAAGGTAAAAGCTGCCTGTATCGGAAAACAGACCAAAGCTGCAGCAGATGCTTATGGTATGCAGACCCGCATGGCAAAGAAGGCTACCATCGAAAGTCTCATAGAGCTTGTGGAAGAGATGAAACAGGAAAACTGA
- the hemB gene encoding porphobilinogen synthase, protein MDLIQRPRRLRGSENLRKMVRETRMDKSSLIYPLFVKEGTGIEEEIPSMEGQFRYSVDRLPFELERLQNAGVNSIMLFGIPDHKDEVGSGAYDPNGIVQKALREAKKQFPDMYYITDVCMCEYTSHGHCGVLCGHDVNNDATLELLAKTAVSHVEAGADMVAPSDMMDGRVRAIREALDANGHYGAPIMSYAVKYASAFYGPFRDAAGSAPSFGDRKSYQMDFHNRREGMKEALTDVEEGADIIMVKPAMSYLDMVSEVSKAVNVPVATYSVSGEYAMVKAAAKMGWIDEERIMCEMAVSAYRAGAQIYLTYYAKELAKCMDEGRIG, encoded by the coding sequence ATGGACTTAATTCAGAGACCAAGAAGATTAAGAGGCAGTGAAAATTTAAGAAAAATGGTAAGAGAGACAAGAATGGACAAGTCTTCCCTTATCTATCCCTTATTTGTAAAAGAGGGAACAGGAATCGAAGAAGAGATCCCTTCTATGGAAGGACAGTTCCGCTACAGTGTAGACCGTCTTCCTTTTGAACTGGAACGTCTGCAGAATGCAGGAGTAAACAGCATTATGCTGTTCGGTATCCCGGATCATAAGGATGAGGTGGGAAGCGGTGCGTACGACCCCAACGGAATCGTACAGAAGGCCCTGAGAGAAGCAAAGAAACAGTTCCCGGACATGTACTATATCACAGATGTATGTATGTGTGAGTACACTTCACACGGACACTGCGGAGTGCTCTGCGGTCATGATGTAAATAATGATGCAACACTGGAATTACTGGCTAAGACAGCTGTTTCCCATGTAGAGGCAGGCGCAGATATGGTAGCTCCCTCTGATATGATGGACGGACGTGTACGTGCTATCCGTGAGGCTCTTGATGCGAACGGACATTATGGAGCACCGATCATGTCCTATGCAGTAAAATATGCATCTGCTTTCTACGGACCATTCCGTGATGCAGCAGGTTCTGCACCGTCTTTTGGTGACAGAAAGAGCTACCAGATGGATTTCCATAACAGAAGAGAAGGAATGAAGGAAGCTCTTACGGATGTGGAAGAGGGCGCAGATATCATTATGGTAAAACCTGCCATGTCTTATCTGGATATGGTCTCTGAGGTATCAAAGGCTGTAAATGTGCCGGTTGCAACATACAGTGTAAGCGGTGAATATGCAATGGTGAAAGCAGCTGCAAAGATGGGATGGATCGATGAAGAACGTATTATGTGTGAGATGGCAGTCAGTGCATACCGTGCAGGTGCCCAGATCTATCTTACTTATTATGCAAAAGAACTTGCAAAATGCATGGATGAAGGGAGAATCGGCTGA
- the hemL gene encoding glutamate-1-semialdehyde 2,1-aminomutase, which yields MGLSEELFDRAVKVIPGGVNSPVRAYGAIGIAPRFIDRADGCHIYDVDGKEYVDYIDSWGPMILGHNFPEVKESVLKACEKGLSFGCATAIEVEMAEFICDHIPHVDMVRMVNSGTEAVMSAVRVARGFTGKNKVIKFAGCYHGHSDAMLVSAGSGVMTSGVPDSAGVPKGCTEDTMTAVYNDLDSVRALMEQADGQTAAVIVEAVGANMGVVPPKKGFLEGLRKLCDEYGALLIFDEVITGFRLAFGGAAEYFGVTPDLVTYGKIIGAGMPVGAYGGRREIMELVSPVGKVYQAGTLSGNPIAMAAGLTQLKYLYEHQGIYKDLEEKGKRLYGGMEKILAEKNLPYHINYVSSLGSLFFTEQEVVDYTSAKSSDTKAFSEYFKGMLAQGIHMAPSQFEAMFLSVAHTDEIIDQTLEAVRNYFTK from the coding sequence ATGGGTTTATCAGAAGAATTATTTGACAGAGCGGTAAAGGTAATTCCGGGAGGAGTAAACAGTCCTGTACGTGCCTACGGTGCTATCGGTATTGCACCGAGATTTATCGACCGTGCAGACGGATGCCATATTTATGATGTTGATGGAAAAGAATATGTGGATTATATCGATTCCTGGGGACCGATGATCCTGGGCCATAATTTTCCGGAAGTAAAAGAAAGTGTGCTGAAGGCGTGTGAAAAGGGCCTCAGCTTCGGATGCGCAACTGCAATCGAAGTGGAGATGGCTGAGTTCATCTGTGACCATATTCCACATGTGGATATGGTGCGTATGGTAAATTCCGGTACAGAGGCTGTTATGAGTGCAGTCCGTGTTGCCAGAGGATTTACAGGAAAGAATAAGGTCATTAAATTTGCAGGATGCTATCATGGACACAGTGATGCCATGCTGGTAAGTGCAGGCTCCGGTGTGATGACAAGCGGTGTTCCGGACAGTGCCGGTGTTCCTAAGGGATGCACAGAGGATACCATGACTGCTGTTTATAATGATCTGGACAGTGTACGTGCACTGATGGAGCAGGCTGACGGACAGACTGCTGCTGTTATCGTGGAAGCTGTAGGCGCAAATATGGGTGTGGTTCCCCCGAAAAAGGGGTTCCTGGAAGGTCTGAGAAAGCTCTGCGATGAGTACGGCGCCCTTCTGATCTTTGACGAGGTTATCACTGGTTTCCGTCTGGCTTTTGGCGGTGCTGCAGAATATTTTGGCGTGACCCCTGATCTGGTTACCTATGGTAAGATCATCGGTGCAGGTATGCCGGTAGGCGCATACGGCGGACGCAGAGAGATTATGGAACTGGTTTCCCCTGTGGGAAAGGTTTACCAGGCCGGTACCTTAAGCGGAAATCCTATTGCAATGGCAGCAGGACTGACACAGTTAAAATATCTCTATGAACACCAGGGAATCTATAAAGATCTGGAGGAAAAAGGAAAACGTCTCTATGGCGGTATGGAGAAAATCCTGGCAGAGAAAAATCTGCCTTACCATATCAATTACGTATCTTCCCTGGGAAGCCTGTTCTTTACAGAGCAGGAGGTTGTGGATTATACATCAGCCAAATCTTCAGATACAAAAGCTTTCTCTGAATATTTCAAGGGAATGCTTGCGCAGGGAATCCATATGGCTCCGTCACAGTTTGAGGCAATGTTTTTATCTGTTGCCCATACAGATGAGATCATAGACCAGACACTGGAGGCTGTCAGAAATTATTTTACCAAATAA
- a CDS encoding lactonase family protein: MSEKKYVAYVGSYTHGSSRQGIHVYDVDVENGTLTERSSVEVSNASHMAVSKNGKYLYSIEDEGVAVFKRDKNGDLSRINSVNIDGMRGCFLSTDVDGKYLYVAGYHDGKVTVVHTHKDGRLGSLMDGVFHTGLGSVAERNFRPHVNCVRPTPDNKYLCAVDNGIDQVKIYRVNKLRNKLELVDILRCPRESGPRIIRFSDDGKFAYILFELSNEIRAYKYDGSGKVPAFELIQTIETSAKKDVHDTHNAASGLSLANDGKHLFCTTAGEDTVSMFERDEETGMLTRKFTLPISGEYPKDLVLLPDDKHLVLANHASNTLTTFTVDYEKNIIVMNGKPIKITEPNCIRIWPVPEE; encoded by the coding sequence ATGAGTGAAAAGAAATATGTAGCTTATGTGGGTTCTTATACACATGGCTCTTCCAGACAGGGAATCCATGTTTATGATGTTGATGTTGAGAATGGCACTCTTACAGAACGCAGCAGTGTTGAAGTAAGTAATGCATCCCACATGGCTGTTTCAAAGAATGGTAAGTATCTTTATTCTATCGAGGATGAGGGTGTTGCAGTATTTAAACGTGATAAAAATGGTGATCTGTCACGTATCAACAGTGTAAATATTGATGGAATGAGAGGCTGTTTCCTTTCTACAGATGTTGACGGTAAGTATCTTTATGTTGCCGGATATCATGACGGTAAGGTGACTGTTGTACATACTCATAAGGACGGCAGACTTGGAAGCCTGATGGATGGCGTATTCCATACAGGACTCGGAAGTGTTGCAGAGCGTAACTTCCGTCCCCATGTGAACTGTGTTCGTCCGACTCCGGATAATAAATATCTCTGTGCAGTAGATAACGGAATTGATCAGGTGAAGATTTACCGTGTCAACAAATTGCGCAATAAGCTGGAACTGGTAGACATCCTGAGATGTCCGAGAGAGAGCGGCCCGCGTATCATTCGTTTTAGCGATGATGGTAAGTTTGCTTATATTCTCTTTGAACTCAGTAATGAGATCAGGGCTTACAAATATGATGGAAGCGGTAAGGTTCCGGCGTTTGAACTGATCCAGACGATTGAGACAAGTGCGAAGAAGGATGTTCATGATACACATAATGCAGCGTCCGGTCTTTCTCTTGCAAATGATGGCAAGCATCTTTTCTGTACAACAGCAGGTGAGGATACAGTTTCCATGTTTGAGCGTGATGAGGAGACTGGTATGCTGACAAGGAAGTTTACACTTCCGATCAGTGGTGAATATCCGAAAGATCTGGTACTTTTACCGGATGATAAGCATCTGGTGCTGGCTAATCATGCAAGTAATACACTGACTACTTTTACAGTGGATTATGAGAAGAATATTATTGTGATGAACGGTAAGCCGATTAAGATTACAGAGCCAAACTGTATCAGAATCTGGCCGGTTCCGGAAGAATAA
- the aroC gene encoding chorismate synthase, with amino-acid sequence MGMIFQTRSNTITGKDTNHMSQSSFGNKFKVTTWGESHGKALGAVIDGCPAGLPLCEEDIQKFLDRRKPGQSRYTTARKEGDLVEILSGVFEGKTTGTPISLMVRNTDQRSRDYGNIAYSYRPGHADYTFDQKYGFRDYRGGGRSSGRETIGRVAAGAIASKILGELGISICTYTRSIGPVEIASFNKEEIHQNAFYMPDAQAAVKAGKYLEECMKNQDSAGGVIECRITGTPAGLGEPVFDKLSALLAHALMSIGAVKAVEIGDGIAVTSSNGSTDNDGFTVKDGEVIKTSNHAGGIMGGISDGSEIILRAHIKPTPSISQPQQTVTKDKEPLSLEIHGRHDPVIVPRAVVVVESMAAITLADALFVNMSSQMDKVRDFYRK; translated from the coding sequence GTGGGAATGATTTTCCAGACACGCTCTAATACAATAACAGGAAAGGATACAAATCATATGAGCCAGTCATCATTTGGAAATAAATTTAAGGTAACCACCTGGGGGGAATCCCACGGAAAAGCTCTCGGAGCTGTGATAGACGGATGCCCGGCAGGCCTTCCTCTCTGTGAAGAGGACATTCAGAAATTCCTCGACAGAAGAAAACCCGGACAGAGCAGATACACCACCGCTCGTAAAGAGGGAGATCTGGTAGAAATCCTCTCAGGTGTCTTTGAGGGCAAAACCACTGGAACTCCAATTTCTCTGATGGTAAGAAATACAGATCAGCGCTCCAGAGACTACGGAAATATCGCATACTCCTATCGTCCCGGACATGCAGACTATACTTTTGACCAAAAATACGGATTCCGCGACTACAGAGGCGGCGGACGTTCTTCAGGGCGGGAAACCATCGGAAGAGTTGCAGCAGGTGCCATTGCTTCTAAAATATTAGGAGAACTTGGCATTTCAATCTGCACCTATACCAGATCTATCGGACCTGTTGAAATTGCTTCTTTTAATAAAGAAGAAATCCATCAGAATGCATTTTATATGCCGGACGCACAGGCAGCAGTGAAGGCCGGTAAATATCTGGAAGAATGTATGAAGAATCAGGACAGTGCAGGCGGCGTGATCGAATGTCGTATTACCGGAACACCTGCCGGACTTGGCGAGCCTGTCTTTGACAAGCTCAGTGCTCTTCTTGCCCACGCCCTGATGTCCATCGGTGCAGTCAAGGCTGTTGAAATCGGTGACGGCATTGCAGTGACTTCCTCAAACGGTTCCACTGACAATGATGGATTCACAGTCAAAGACGGTGAAGTCATCAAAACCTCCAACCACGCAGGCGGAATCATGGGAGGAATCAGTGACGGCAGTGAAATCATACTTCGTGCCCATATCAAGCCAACCCCATCCATCAGCCAGCCGCAGCAGACCGTAACCAAAGATAAAGAACCTCTTTCTCTGGAAATCCATGGCCGACATGATCCGGTCATTGTCCCAAGAGCAGTGGTTGTGGTAGAATCTATGGCAGCAATCACACTGGCGGATGCGCTCTTTGTCAATATGAGTTCCCAGATGGATAAGGTTCGGGATTTTTATCGGAAATAA
- a CDS encoding magnesium transporter CorA family protein yields the protein MVRIFKTIDGAIHEIQEPQEGCWIALTNPTATEIFEISEQFGIEVDDLRAPLDEEERSRIEVEDNYTLILADVPAIEERNEKDWYVTIPLGIIVTQKMIFTVCLEDTQVLTRFMEGRVRNFFTYMKTRFILQILYRNASMYLRYLRIIDKKSEQIEEKLHLSTRNQELMELLELEKSLVYFTTSLRSNEMVLEKLLKVESIKKYPEDTELLEDVIIENKQAIEMANIYSGILSSMMGTFASVISNNLNIVMKVLAVITIVMSIPTIVFSAYGMNLSAAGMPFSRTPWGFLIVIILSVVASIIAAIFLSKKKFF from the coding sequence GTGGTAAGGATTTTTAAGACAATCGATGGCGCTATCCATGAAATACAGGAACCACAGGAGGGCTGTTGGATTGCACTGACGAATCCTACGGCAACAGAAATTTTTGAAATTTCCGAGCAGTTTGGGATAGAGGTGGACGATTTGCGCGCACCTTTGGATGAGGAAGAGCGTTCCCGTATAGAAGTGGAGGACAATTATACCCTTATCCTTGCAGATGTACCTGCGATTGAAGAACGTAACGAGAAGGACTGGTATGTGACCATTCCTCTTGGTATTATCGTGACTCAGAAGATGATCTTTACTGTATGTCTGGAAGACACACAGGTTCTGACAAGATTTATGGAAGGCAGGGTAAGAAACTTTTTTACCTATATGAAAACCAGATTTATTCTGCAGATTTTGTACCGTAATGCCAGCATGTATCTGAGATATCTGCGTATTATAGATAAGAAGAGCGAGCAGATTGAGGAGAAACTTCATCTGTCTACAAGAAATCAGGAATTGATGGAACTTCTGGAACTGGAGAAATCACTGGTATACTTTACCACATCTCTGCGTTCCAATGAGATGGTTCTGGAGAAACTTCTGAAGGTGGAGAGTATCAAGAAATATCCGGAGGATACAGAGCTGCTGGAGGATGTTATCATTGAGAATAAGCAGGCCATCGAGATGGCTAATATTTACAGTGGTATCCTCAGCAGTATGATGGGAACTTTTGCGTCAGTTATTTCCAATAACCTGAACATTGTCATGAAGGTTCTGGCTGTTATTACCATTGTTATGAGTATTCCGACTATTGTTTTCAGTGCGTATGGTATGAACCTGAGTGCTGCAGGAATGCCGTTTTCCAGGACACCATGGGGATTTCTTATCGTTATCATCCTTTCTGTAGTGGCAAGTATTATTGCAGCGATATTTCTTTCCAAGAAGAAGTTTTTCTGA
- a CDS encoding membrane protein, with translation MKFIDKLERKFGNRGIENLTIYIIVSYVLGYALMYINPGALSMLSLNVSEILHGQIWRLVTWIIYPPSTSSALWFMIAILFFYYPISASLERTWGSFRFTVYILSGMIFTVISAFILYFITGGVLDAYLNGSQFSTYYISLSIFLAYALTYPDMKVLLYFVIPIKMKWMAIVYAALVVYDIVRYFMGGAWFMALPIIASLLNFIIFFLGTRNLNRYNPKEIHRRNQFKRAMGESKTVPFPGGSKSGEVTKHKCAVCGRTEKDDPNLEFRFCSKCNGNYEYCQDHLYTHIHKK, from the coding sequence ATGAAATTTATTGACAAACTGGAACGAAAATTTGGAAATCGCGGGATTGAGAATCTTACGATTTATATTATTGTAAGTTATGTACTGGGATATGCATTGATGTATATTAATCCGGGGGCTCTTTCCATGTTGAGTTTGAATGTCTCTGAAATCCTGCATGGTCAGATATGGAGACTTGTTACATGGATTATTTATCCGCCGAGTACGTCATCTGCTTTATGGTTTATGATTGCGATATTGTTCTTTTATTATCCGATCAGTGCATCGCTGGAACGTACATGGGGATCATTCAGATTTACTGTATATATTTTATCTGGAATGATTTTTACAGTAATTTCTGCGTTTATTTTGTATTTTATCACAGGTGGAGTGTTAGATGCTTATCTGAACGGATCACAGTTTTCAACGTATTATATCAGTTTATCTATTTTTCTGGCATATGCGCTGACATATCCGGATATGAAGGTTTTACTGTACTTTGTAATCCCGATCAAGATGAAGTGGATGGCGATTGTATATGCTGCTCTTGTGGTATATGATATTGTCAGATATTTTATGGGAGGAGCATGGTTTATGGCACTGCCAATCATCGCATCCTTACTGAACTTTATCATTTTCTTCCTTGGTACAAGAAATCTTAACAGATACAATCCGAAGGAAATCCATCGCAGAAATCAGTTTAAGAGAGCAATGGGAGAAAGTAAGACCGTTCCCTTCCCGGGTGGCAGCAAGTCAGGGGAAGTGACGAAGCACAAATGTGCAGTCTGTGGCCGTACAGAGAAAGATGATCCGAATCTGGAATTCCGTTTCTGTTCTAAATGTAACGGAAACTACGAGTATTGTCAGGATCATTTATATACACATATACACAAGAAGTAA
- a CDS encoding diaminopimelate decarboxylase: protein MKKVPFVTLDKLQEITAQFPTPFHLYDEKGIRENAKAVKEAFAWNKGFKEFFAVKATPNPFLIQILQEYGCGCDCSSMTELMMSKAIGCKEGDIMFSSNDTPEEEFKYANEIGGIINLDDITHIESVERAVGYIPKVISCRYNPGGVFKISNDIMDNPGDAKYGMTTEQIFEAFKILKEKGAEEFGIHAFLASNTVTNEYYPMLAKEMFEMAVKLQKETGAHVKFINLSGGVGIAYKPDQTPNDIREIGEGVRKVYEEVLVPAGMGDVAIYTEMGRFMMGPYGCLVTKAIHEKHTHKEYIGVDACAVNLMRPAMYGAYHHITVMGKEDQPCDHMYDVTGSLCENNDKFAIDRYLPKVDMGDLLVIHDTGAHGFAMGYNYNGKLKSSEILLHEDGSFEMIRRAETPKDYFATFDCFPIYEKLLEDME, encoded by the coding sequence ATGAAAAAAGTACCATTTGTCACCCTGGATAAACTTCAGGAAATCACTGCGCAGTTTCCTACACCTTTCCATCTTTATGATGAAAAAGGTATCCGCGAGAATGCAAAGGCAGTGAAAGAAGCATTTGCATGGAATAAGGGCTTCAAAGAATTCTTTGCTGTGAAGGCAACTCCAAATCCATTTCTGATCCAGATCCTTCAGGAGTATGGCTGTGGCTGTGACTGTTCTTCCATGACAGAGCTGATGATGTCCAAAGCAATCGGATGCAAAGAGGGAGATATCATGTTTTCTTCCAATGATACACCGGAAGAAGAATTCAAATATGCAAATGAAATCGGCGGGATCATCAATCTTGATGATATCACACATATCGAGAGCGTAGAAAGAGCCGTAGGATATATTCCGAAGGTGATCAGCTGTCGTTATAATCCGGGCGGAGTGTTTAAGATCAGCAACGATATTATGGACAACCCCGGAGATGCCAAATATGGTATGACAACAGAGCAGATTTTTGAAGCATTTAAGATCCTGAAGGAAAAAGGTGCCGAGGAATTCGGTATCCATGCATTCCTTGCAAGCAATACTGTGACAAATGAGTATTATCCGATGTTGGCGAAAGAGATGTTTGAAATGGCAGTGAAACTTCAGAAGGAGACAGGTGCTCATGTGAAGTTTATCAACCTTTCCGGTGGTGTTGGAATCGCTTACAAACCAGATCAGACTCCGAATGATATCAGAGAGATCGGTGAGGGTGTCCGCAAAGTATACGAAGAAGTACTTGTTCCGGCCGGAATGGGTGATGTTGCAATCTATACAGAGATGGGACGTTTCATGATGGGACCGTATGGCTGCTTGGTAACTAAGGCAATCCATGAGAAGCATACTCATAAAGAATATATTGGTGTGGATGCGTGTGCTGTAAACCTGATGCGTCCGGCAATGTATGGCGCATACCATCATATCACTGTTATGGGAAAAGAAGACCAGCCATGTGATCATATGTATGATGTGACAGGTTCTCTCTGCGAAAACAATGATAAGTTTGCAATTGACCGCTATCTTCCGAAGGTTGATATGGGAGATCTTCTTGTGATCCATGATACAGGAGCTCATGGTTTTGCCATGGGATATAACTACAATGGTAAACTGAAATCTTCTGAGATCCTTCTCCATGAAGATGGAAGTTTCGAGATGATCCGCCGTGCCGAGACACCGAAGGATTATTTCGCAACATTTGACTGCTTCCCGATTTATGAGAAATTACTGGAAGATATGGAATAA